The Uranotaenia lowii strain MFRU-FL unplaced genomic scaffold, ASM2978415v1 HiC_scaffold_190, whole genome shotgun sequence genome includes a window with the following:
- the LOC129759563 gene encoding translationally-controlled tumor protein homolog has product MFSDTYKVKLVDDVMYEVTGKLISRKLGDVQLDGANPSAEEADEGTDEAVESGVDIVLNHRLCETGFGDKKQFTVYLKDYMKKLVTKLEETNPSEVDTFKNNINKVMKELLGRFKELQFFTGESMDGEAMIAMLEYREINGDSVPILLCFKHGLEEEKF; this is encoded by the exons ATGTTCTCGGACACCTACAAGGTCAAGTTGGTCGACGATGTGATGTACGAGGTAACCGGCAAGCTGATCTCCCGGAAGCTCGGTGATGTCCAGCTCGATGGAGCCAATCCGTCCGCCGAGGAAGCCGATGAGGGCACTGATGAAGCCGTCGAGTCCGGCGTCGACATCGTGCTCAACCACCGACTGTGCGAAACCGGCTTCGGTGATAAGAAACAGTTCACCGTCTACCTGAAGGATTATATGAAGAA ACTGGTTACCAAGCTGGAGGAAACGAACCCCAGTGAGGTCGATACGTTCAAGAACAACATCAACAAGGTGATGAAGGAGCTGCTCGGCCGCTTCAAGGAACTCCAGTTCTTCACCGGCGAGTCCATGGATGGTGAAGCCATGATTGCCATGCTCGAATACCGCGAAATCAACGGCGATAGCGTTCCCATCCTGCTCTGCTTCAAGCACGGCCTCGAGGAGGAGAAATTCTAG